A region of the Polaribacter sp. L3A8 genome:
CGTTTTCTTTACAAAAAGCAACAGCTTCATCGAGTCTTTTTCCATGTCTGTAAGTCCATAAGATTAATCTATGGCCTTCAGATTGTAGTTTTTTTAATGTGTAAAAGGCAAAGATTAACTCTTTGCCTATTTTTGGGTATGCATCTTCTACAATGGTGCCGTCAAAATCTACAGCAATTATTAATGGATTTTCTGGCAGCATTAATGGTCGTAAGAATGTTTATAGATATCACCTGAAACAATTTTTAGCATGTCTTTTTCTAAAGATTCGCGAGCATATTCTACATATCTACCAATTTCTTTTCCTTTTTTATAAAAGATAAAAGTTGGTACTCTTTTTATGTTGAAACCCTCTTGTAAGTTATCAGGTGTTTTTTTACTTCTGTTTACTGTAATTAGTTCAAAATTATTTAAATTAAAATCAGTTTGTTCTAAGATTTTAAAAAAACGCGGAGTTTCTCTTTTACTATCTCCACACCAAGTTCCCATAAAACCTTTAATTGTAACCCCTTCTAATTCCTTTTTAAGGGAAGCAATTGTTGCTGCATCTGGAGTATAAATATCAAATTTTTGATCAAACCAAGTTTTGTAAGGAGTTTGTTGAAAAGACGCTTTATTTGCTAATCCAATTAAATCTCCTCTTTGGTTTTTTACTGCAGTTGCTTTTTTTGTTTCAGTTGCTTTTTGTTGTACGTTGCAAGATGCAAGTACAACAAAGCAAGCTAATAAAAAGAGTTTTTTCATTCTTTAAAAAAAGATTAAATTATAATAATGAATGTTGTGTCATTTCTTTAGGCTGTTCTAAGCCCATTAAATCTAAAATAGTAGGAGCAATATCACCTAAAACACCACTATTTATCGATTTTATTTCTTTATCAATTAAAATAAAAGGAACTGGGTTTGTTGTATGCGCTGTATGAGGAGATCCATCAGGATTCATCATTGTTTCACAATTACCATGATCTGCAATTAATAAAATAGAATAACCATTATCTAAACCAGTTTCTATTACTTCTTTAGCACAAATATCTACAGCTTCACAGGCTTTTATTGCAGCATCCATCATTCCTGTATGCCCAACCATATCTCCGTTTGCAAAGTTTAAACAAACAAAATCAGCTTCACCTTTCTTTAAATCATCACACAAAGCGTCTTTTAATTCGTACGCAGACATTTCTGGTTTTAAATCGTAAGTAGCTACTTTTGGTGAGTTTCTTAAAATTCTAGATTCTCCTTTAAACGGTTCTTCTTGTCCTCCAGAAAAGAAAAATGTTACGTGAGGATATTTTTCAGTCTCCGCAATTCTAATCTGTTTTTTACCAGCTTTAGATAAAACTTCACCTAAGGTATTTTTAATGTTATCTGTGTTGTAAATAGTGTTTATCCCTTTAAAACTTGCGTCATACAAAGTAATGGTTGTGTAATATAGGTCTAATTTTTTCATTCCAAATTCTGGAAAATCATTCTGAGATAAAGCGTTTGTTAATTCTCTTCCTCTATCTGTTCTATAGTTAAAGAATAAAACTACATCACCTTCTTTAATTTGTGTTTTTGGCGAACCATCTTCATTCGTTACAATGATAGATTTATGAAATTCATCTGTAATTCCGTCTTCATAATTCTTGTTCATGGTTGCAACAGCATCCGTGGTTTTAGTACCAACACCATTAACAAGGCCATCATAAGCTTCTTTTACACGTTCCCATCTATTATCTCTATCCATTGCATAATAACGCCCAGTTACAGAAGCCAATTCTCCTGTGCTTTCTTTCATGTATTCCTGAATGTCGTTAATAAAAAAGGTTCCAGATTTAGGGTCACAATCTCTACCATCTGTAAATGCGTGTAAATACACATTTCCTATTTCGTTTTCTTTTGCAACATCTAACAATCCTTTTAGGTGATCTATATGTGCGTGAATTCCTCCGTTAGAAAGTAAGCCTAATAAGTGAACATCCTTTTTATTTTCTTTGGCATATTTAAAAGTATCTAATAATACTTTTTCTTTACCTAAAGTTTTTTCTTTTACCGCTTTATTGATACGAGCTAAATTCTGATAAACAATTCTACCAGCACCTAAATTCATGTGACCAACTTCCGAATTACCCATTTGTCCTTCAGGTAAACCAACATGTTCTCCATCTGTCCTTAATTGAGCATTTGGGTACTTCTCATATAAACCGTTAATAAAAGGTGTTTTTGCATTGTAAATAGCAGATACTTTAGGGTCTTGTGTAATTCCCCAACCATCCAAAATCATAAGGATAACTTTCTTGTTCATTGTCTTAAAATTGAACAGTAAAATTAAGAAATATTTTATCGCTTTTATTGATTTTATCAATTTTTTACGAAACCGATAACGTAAATAAACTTTATAAATTTAGAATAAATAGTAGGTGAGTAGAATTTAACGGTTATTGAGTTTTTCTTGGTAAATGCTATTAGTTAAATACTTGTTAATTGCTGTTGGTTGTAGAAACATAACAAAGCGTTAATAGTCTTTTAAGTATCAGAAACAAATTAATTATAAACCCAAAACTTATTTATTATGAAAAAATTAATCTTACCATTATTACTTTGTCTTTTTGCCTTTGGATCTGTAAATGCAACAGCTCTAAAAAACGAAAATCCTAAGAGCGTAGTCACAATTAAATCGCAATATAATGTTAGTGCTTTTTTTAAGTTGATACGTATGGGGAATTATGAAGCTGTAAAATCTCTGATTGAAACGGGAGAAAATGTAAACAAAAAATCGAATGGTTTAACGCCTTTAATGTATGCAGCTAGGTATAATAAAGTTAGAGTTGTACAGTTTTTAATTGATAATGGAGCAAAATTAAAGACAAAATCAGACAGAGGAAACATGACAGCATTAGATATGGCAAAAAGATCGAAAGCTTTTGATGCAGTTAAAGTTATAAAAGAATCGCTTTAGTCTTATTATTTGAATTAATTAATCTAAAGCAAAACAGGCTATCTTTTTAAGGTAGTCTGTTTTTTTTGTTATAAAGAATAGTCCATATAATTTAAAGTGATTAAAAGAATAGTAATTAATAGTATTAGGATCATTACTTTTCTTTTGAAAGCAATTTCATTTTCTTTGATAAGTTTTTCTTTGATTTTTTTTAATTGAGATGGGCTTGCCTTGTTATTAAAATGGAGGGCTGTTTTTTTACTTTTTTTAGAATTTTTAATTTTATCAAAAGTAGAAATATGAGATCGTTTATTTGTATTTAAACTTGCAATCATGTGTGCTATAAATCCTCCTCCTGCCATAATTAATAATTTTGTATTTAGTTATAAGTAGTGAAAAAGTGTAAAATGTTACATGTAGTTTTTTAGAATAAACTTAAAAAATAAAGTTTTACAAGAAGTTAATTGTGAAATTAATATTTTAAGATGTAATTTCGTAAGAATAATTCAATACAAATTTAATGAGCGTCCATTTCGAACTAAAAGAAGTTACTAAGAAACTACCCAAACATTTACATAAGTTCGTGGTAAAACAACCTTATGATGAATATACAGCACAAAATCAAGCTGTTTGGCGTTATGTAATGAGAAATGAATGTAGCTTATTTGAGTAAGGTAGCACATAAATCTTATATGACAGGTTTAGATAAAACAGGTATTTCTTTAGAAAACATTCCTTTTATGGAAGGTATGAATAGAATATTAAAAGAAATAGGTTGGGCTGCAGTTTCGGTAGATGGTTTTATTCCGCCAAATGCTTTTATGGAATTTCAAGCTTATAATGTTTTAGTAATTGCTTCAGATATGAGAACCATAAATCATATAGAATACACGCCTGCACCAGATATTATTCATGAAGCAGCTGGTCATGCACCTATAATTTCGAATCCAGAATATGCTGAGTATCTAAGAAGATTTGGAGAAATAGGAAGCAAGGCAATTTTTTCTTCTAAAGATTATGAAATGTATGAGGCAATTAGGCTTTTATCAATCTTAAAAGAAAACTCAAATTCACCAGAAAAAGAAGTGGAAGCTGCGCAAGAAAAAGTTGCATACCTTCAAAATAATATGGGCGAATTATCTGAAATGGCTAAAATTAGAAATTTACATTGGTGGACTGTAGAATACGGGTTGATTGGTACTTTAAATAATCCTAAAATATACGGAGCAGGTTTGCTTTCATCAATAGGAGAAAGTGCTTGGTGCATGAAAGGTGAAGTGAAAAAAGTAGGGTATTCTATTGATGCTGCAACCGTAAATTTTGACATTACAAAACCACAACCGCAATTATTTGTAACACCAGATTTTGCTTATTTAAGTCTGGTTTTAGATGAGTTTGCAAATACAATGGCTATAAGAACTGGTGGGTTAAGAAGTATTCAAAAACTAATAGATTCAGATAATTTTGGAACGATAGAACTAACAACAGGTATTCAAATATCTGCTGTTTTTTCTAAAGTTATTCAGTATAAAAATAATAAAGTTGCTTATTTTCAAACAACAGGAGCAACGGCTTTAGCAAATAGAGATAAAGAATTAATAGGACATGGAATTACAAGTCACGCAGGTGGTTTTGGAAGTCCTGTTGGTAAATTAAAAGGAATTAACTTACCGATTGAAGATATGAGTCCAAGAGATTTAAAAGCGTATGGAATCTACGAAGGTGAGTTTATGACCTTAGAGTTTGAAAGTGGAGTTGTTGTAAAAGGAAAAGCAATTACTGGCACTAGAGATTTAAGAGGTAAGATTTTAATTATTTCTTTAGAGGATTGTACGGTAACTTATAAAGACGAAACGTTATTTAAGCCAGCATGGGGAATTTATGATATGGCAATTGGTAAAGAAGTAGTTTCTGCGTATGCGGGTTCTGCAGATGTAGATTCTTTTTTAGGTTTAGGTAAGGTTTCTGAAACTAAAACACATAAAATTAGTTACACAGAAAAAGAACAAGAGTTGTATGGTTTGTATGAGGAAGTAAGAAAGATGCGAGAAGATAAATCATCAACAAATAAAAAAATAACAGAACTATTTAATCAGTTAAAAACTCAATTTCAATTAGATTGGTTATTGTCATTAGAATTATATGAATTAGCTTTGCAAGAGCATTTTTCTATTCAATCTGCTATTTTAGAGAGATTAGAGGAGTTAAAATGTAACAAAAGCTACACAAAGTTAATTGAAAATGGACTAATTTTGTGTCGAGTTTAATATTTAAAAAATACAACATGGGTCTATTTGACATGTTTAAAAGAAAAGATATGAGTGCAGAAATTAAAGAATATTTAGAAAAAGGAGCTGTTGTTTTAGATGTTAGAACACAAGAAGAATGGGATGAAGGGCACACAGAAGGTGCAGAGCACATTGTTTTAACCGTAATTCCTTTAGAAGTTGAGCAAATTAAAGCTTGGAACAAACCTGTAATTGCAGTTTGTAGAAGTGGAGCAAGAAGCGGACAAGCAACTCAGTTTTTAACAAACCATGGTATCGATGTGATTAACGGAGGACCTTGGCAAAATGTAGATCAGCACGTTTCTAAATAGTGTGTGAGTTATTTTAAATAATCGATGTGTTTTTGATTGTTTTTTTAGTGTTCTTCTGATAGAACAATAGTGCATAAGAAAGTGTGTAAGTTTCAAAAACTTAGTGTTTAATCAATTCTGAGTTTTGAAACTTACACACTTTATAAAATATTGCCACCTTAATCATAATTGGTTGTTATTTAATCTTTTTATTATAGAATGCATTTCTGTCCATCAAATGGTATAATTATATATCACATGATTAGGTTAAGTAATTTAGAGAATGCCTTTTAATAATATGTTTATTTAATTCCTTTAGAAAAAGGGCGTTTCTTAAACAACTATTTTTATGTTTTTACCGAAGGAAAAATATCGCATAAAATTTTATATCGAAAAGCAAATCAACATAGAAAAGTTTAGAAAAGAATTAAAACTTATAGAGGTCAGTATTTAAATTCATATCTTTAAAAACAACAAATACAGTAATATTATGAATATATTTAAAGGACAAAACCTTCTAGAGTTTGCTGATCGGTTTAAAACGGATGAAGATTGCAAGAAATACTTGGCAGATATTAAGTGGAAAGATGGATTTCAATGTGTTAAATGTGGTCATAACAAGGCTCAAATAAGAAAAGATTTTTCACGGACATGTAATATTTGCTCTCATCAAGAATCATCTACATCAAACACACTTTTTCATAAAGTAAAGTTTGGTGTTAGAAAAGCTTTCTTTATTGTTTTTGAAATGAGTACGAGTACTAAAAGCCTTTCTGCTAGTTATGTTGCAGTTCGTTTTAGTGTAACAGAAAAGACTGCACGTTTATTTATGCTCAAAATTAGAGAAGCTATGGAAAGTAGTGGAAATAGTCCTATGACCGGTATTGTTCATGTGGATGAATTTGTTTTGGGTGGACGAGAAAAAGATAAAGTAGGAAGAAGTTATAATGCTAAGAAAAAGAAAGCTATAACTGCTGTTGAACTAACTGAAGATGGAAAAGTTAAAAGAATGTATGCCATGAGAATCGAAGATTTTTCAGCTAGTTCTTTGCAATATATTTTTGTGAATCATATCAGTCGAGAAGCTAAAGTGATAACCGACAAATGGAGAGGTTACAGACCTATTGTGAAAGCTTATAATATTACTCAAATAGAAAGTAATGGAGGTATGAATTTTAAAGCACTTCATACAATGATTCATCAAGTGAAATCTTGGATAAGAACAACGTATTCTTGGGTAAGTGACTATAATCTAACTAACGTGAGTTCGATGTAAGAAATTTTAATTAAACCTATAAAAAAAGCAGAATATTTAGTATATTAAAGTACTGAATTCTAATATATTAATAAATATCCTGCTTATGATTTCTGATAGTAAAATTATAGAAATTTTCTGTTCTTTAGATGATTTTATGAAAGAATTTAACTTAATTCTTAATAAAAACAGCATTTCTGATGGTTCAACAACTAAAAAACGTAATAGAAAGTTCAAAATGTCTGATAGTGAAGTGATGACCATACTTGTTATATTTCACCTAAAGTCTTACCGAAACCTTAAACACTTTTACTTAAACCATATTTGTAAATACAGACAAGATCTGTTTCCAGATTGTGTTTCTTATAATAGATTTGTAGAACTTCAAAAAAAGGTTACACAACCTTTAGCCGTTTTTATGAAAATGTATTGTTTAGGCGATTGCACAGGTATCTCTTTTATTGATTCTACTCCTTTAAAAGTATGTCACTATAAAAGAGAAAAACAACATCAAGTATTTAAAGATATTGCCAAAAAAAGCTATGGAACTATGGGGTGGTATTTTGGATTTAAACTACATATTGTCTGCAATGACAAAGGAGAAATTATTGATTTTATGTTCACTCCAGCCAATGTAGACGACAGATTCCCTCTCAAACAAAAGAGTTTCACGACAAATTATTTGGAAAAATTTTTGGAGACAAAGGATATATTGGGAAAGATTTATTTGAAAGACTTTTTGTAGACGGAATTCATTTAATAACTAAAGTTCGAAAAAACATGAAAAAGAAAGCAATGGACTATATGGATAAAGTTATCCTAAGAAAAAGAGCAATCATCGAAACAGTAAATGATGTACTAAAAAACACTTGCCAAATTGAACATTCTAGACATAGATCTTTTGATAATTTCATAACAAATATGATCTCTGGATTAATTGCATATTCTTTTTTACCTAAAAAACCTTCTATAAAAATCCCGAATATGTTACCGAATATTGCGATTGATTAGCTCGAACTCACGTTAAATAGATATTTTAATGAATTTTGTTTTAGAATTAATCGATCACAAAGTAAAGCAACAATATTCAATAACTTAATAACAAAAATGGTTCAAAAGGATAAAGTAGAGCAGCACAAAATTATATGTAACTAACTACTGACCTCTAAAAACTTAAATCACTTTTTGATACTTATTAAAGTCTGAATTATAAAAGTGATTATGTATTAAAATGTATATAATTTAAACAGTAGTAAGAGAGTTCTTGTAATAAAATGTTGAAAAAAAGCCTCTCTTAATGAGAAGCTCTTTTATTGATAAAGGGGGGGGAGCAATATTTACAAACAATCTTTTATCATTTTTACAGCTTGTTCTGCTGTAATATCTCTTTGTGGAGTTCCGAACATTTCATAACCTACCATAAATTTCTTTACAGAAGCGCTTCTTAATAATGGTGGATAAAAACTCATGTGCCAATGCCAATGCTTGTTTGCATTACCATTTGTTGGTGCTTGGTGAATACCACTAGAGTAAGGAAAAGAAGTGTTAAAAATCTTATCGTAAGCTTTGGTTAAAACAGCAATTGCTTCTCCGTATTGTAAAGCTTGTTCATCATTCATTTCTAAAATATTAGCTTGGTGTTTTTTAGGAACAATCATGGCTTCGAAAGGCCAAATAGCCCAAAAAGGAACTAAAACTACAAACCCATCATTTTCAAAAATAATACGTTCTTTCTTTTCTAATTCTTGCGTTAAGTAATCACCCAATAAACTACTATTGTTATTGTTATAGTAATTTAATTGTTGTGTATTTTTTTTATCAACTTCGTTGGGTAAAGAAGACTGGCTCCAAATTTGTCCATGAGGATGTGGATTACTACACCCCATAACTGCACCCTTATTTTCAAAAATTTGAACATAATTGATTTTAGGATTTTCAGCCAATTCAGTAAACTCTCTTTGCCAAGCAAAAACTACTTTCTGAATTTCTGATGCAGACATATCTGCTAAACTTTTAGAGTGATCTGGGCTAAAGCAAATTACTTTACAAATACCCGTTTCACTTTGTGCCTTTAAAAGTCCGTCATTTACATTAAATGTAGGAGAGTCGTTTTGTAAGGCTGCAAAATCGTTTGTAAAAACAAAAACATCTTTATACTCTGGGTTTATTTCTCCGTTAATTCTTGTGTTTCCAGAACATAAATAACAAGATTCATCATGAGATGGTCTTTTTTCGTTATTTACCGCTTCGTTTTGTCCTTGCCAAGGTCTTTTAGCTCTGTGTGGAGAAACTAAAACCCATTCTCCGGTAAGAATATTAAAACGCTTGTGCGAATAATCTTGTAAATTTGTATTACTCATCTTTTAAAGTTGTAGTTGATTATTTTACGATATGTGTTCCTTCAGAAAGTTCAATAAAATATACAGAACATTCAGTGTTAAATTTATTTTTGTAAGCTTTAGATGCTATTTCTGCAAATGCTTTTGCTTCGCTTTTATCAACTAAATTAATAGTACAACCACCAAAACCACCACCCATCATTCTTGCGCCTAATACGTGTTTGTTTTTTTTAGCTTGGTCTACTAAAAAATCTAACTCATTACAACTAACATGGTATTGGTTAGACAAACCTTCGTGAGATTGATAAATTAAAGAACCTAATAACTGTAAATCATTATCCTCAATAGCTTTTGCGGCTTTTAGAGTTCTTTCGTTTTCTTGAATTACAAATAGTGCTTTTTGGTAGTTTGCAGGTGTTACCTTGTTTGCAATAGTTTCTAAATCTGCTTCAGTAGCATCTCTTAGAGCTTTTATACCTAGTAATGCAGATACGCCTTCGCAAGCAGAACGTCTATCATTATAAGCGCTATCAGACAAACTGTGTTTTACGTTGGTATTTATCAACATTAATTGATGATCTTTAAAATCTATTTTATAAGGTTTAGATGCTACCGTTCTACAATCTAAGTGTAAAGCATTGTCTTTTATACCAAACATACTTGCGTATTGATCCATAATACCGCAATTTACACCCACATAATTATGTTCTGCTTTTTGTGATATTAAAATCATTTCGTGTTTGGTAAGACCTAAATTAAATATTTCATTTAATCCAAAAACCACACTATTTTCTAAAGCTGCAGAAGAAGACATACCTGCACCTCCAGGAATATTACCTTTAAAGATAATATTAAAATCACCAATCACTTTATTTTTATTCTGAATTTCGGCAACAACACCAAAAACATAATTTTCCCAGCTTCCTTCTTTAGAAGGTTTTAATTTATCTAGTGCAAACTCAATGGTACTGTCTAAATCTAAGGCGATGGCTGTAGAACTACCGGAATCACTTTTTTGAATAGCTGCTGCAATTCCTTTATTAACGGCTGCAGGAAAGACAAAACCATCATTATAATCTGTATGTTCTCCAATAATATTTATTCTTCCAGGAGAAAAAATTAATAAAGGGTCTGTTTTAAATTTGTTGATAAATGTCTCTTTTACATCCTTAATTAGTATTGCACTCATGTCTGCTTGGTTAATTGTTATTGATGTTTATTTTCCAAACGATGTAATATTCTTCATTTGGGTTTAATGTTTGTAGCCCTATTTTATTATTAAAACTATCAGAAACTCCGGTAGTAGGTTCTATGGCTATTGTATTTAATCTAGGTGGCGTATAAGCTTGTAAAAAGTTGTCTTTTACAGAAGAAGAAAAGTTTAATTGATATTTAGGAGTATTAAACTGAACTTTATCGGTATTTAAAACCCAACAATCATCTAATTGTTTGTTTTCTATATTTAAAACCACTTTAGATTTAACATCTTCAACACCTGTAGTAATATTTCTATCTCCAATAATTAGTTTTTGATTACAATCAAAATTTATAGAACTTTCAGATAAATTATCACTTATAAAATAAGGATGCCACCCTAAAGTAAAAGGGAACGTTTTAGTGTCTGTATTTTTTACATATATAGCTAAACTTACATTGTTATCATTAAAAACATACGTTACTTGTATTGTATAAGTATAAGGGAAGCCTGCTGTTTTAGCATGTTCTATATATTCTAAAGTTAGATTAGCAGAACTTTCTGTAGTTTCTTGTTCTATTAATTTAAAGGTTTTATTATAAACAAAACCATGTAGTGCGTTTCTTTCTTCTTTTTGATTGGTTTCTAGTTGAAAATCTTCATTGTTAAAAGAATATTTTCCATCTTTTATTCTATTTGCAAACGGAAATAGAATAGAGGAGGCGTAGGTAGAATCGTACTCTAATGGATGTAAATCTTGAATAATTGCTTGTCCATCTAACGTTAATTCTTGCAAACTAGCTCCTAGGTCTAAGTAAATTTTACCGAAAACAGAATTTTTAGTGTTTTTAACTTCAATGCTGTTTGTTTCTGAGTTGTGATTTATAGTATACACTGTATGTTATATTGAGTTTCTAATTATTAATTTATTAGGGTTTTCTATTTTAATTTGTTCTTTATTCAAAATCATTTGAGCTAGTCTTTTACCCATTTCATTAAAGTCTGTTGATATTGTTGTAATGCCTCCTTCTACAATTTCCTTTAATAAGGTGTCATTATATGAAAGTACTCCAATATCTTGCCCTAAAACGAAATTTTGTTTTTTCATTTTTTTGATAACCCTTAATAAGCTTTTATCATCCGGAATTACAAATAACTCATCTTTTATTAAGGGTAGATCAGATGTTTTTTCTACGATTTCATAAGAAATTTCTTTTTCTTCACAGAATTGAACAAAACCTTTAATTAAACTTTTAGGTTGGTTATCATTTAAGGCTATAAGATTCAGTTTTTTGTATTTTTTTATAGATTCTGAAATTGTATTTAAATTCGTGTAAATAGTTTTTTCAAAATTTTGATAAACAGACGGATAATTTTCCAAATCTTTATGAATTTGATCTAAAATATATACCTTCTCTTTTGGTAAAACTTTAATAGTTTTACCTGTGTTTTTAAAATTTGCAGGCATAATTACATACGCATTATAATCACCCGAATTATCTTGAATCAATTTTTTAAAAATAGTTTCATTAAAGTGGTGAAAGAAAATATCTACCTGAATATTCGGAGTTAAGTTTTCTAAAAAAGAATTATATAAATCTTCTTTAAAAGAGTTTAATTCATCAAAAAGTAAAAATATTTTTTGTTTAATATCTATGTTTTCACTAGATACATAATATCCTTTACCTACTACGGGTTTTATAATTCCTCTGTTTTTTAATTCGTTAAAAGCCGTTAAAACTGTGTCTCTAGAGAGTTTATTTAGCTTTCTAATTTCGTTAATAGAAGGTAGTTTATCTCCTTTTTTTAGTTTTCCATTATTTATTGCATCCTCAATGTTGAGGATGATTTGTTTGTATTTTGGAATTCCTATTTTATTTTTAACTTCGATCATATGGTATACAAATATACAAATTTTATAACAATTACCTACCAGTACGTACTAGTTTGTGTAAAAGGACTAATTTGTTATTAATCTTAAATTAATATACATATATTTGAATATTAAATAATTAACTAAACAAAAATTATGATGCAAATTTTAACTTTTTTAAGCTTCACTATACTTGTTGCCGTCATTTCTTATTTTGCTACAAGAAATACAGAAGAATCTTCTTCTGATGGCTATTTTTTAGGAGGAAGAAGTTTAACGGCAGGTGTAATAGCTGGTTCTTTGCTATTAACAAACTTATCAACAGAACAAATTGTTGGTCTTAATGGTTCCTCTTACCAAAGTGGATTATCTGTAATGGTTTGGGAAACTTTGGCAGCAATTGCAATGGTACTTACTGCTATGTTTTTATTACCAAGATATTTAAAAGGAGGTTTAACAACGGTACCAGGATTTTTAGCA
Encoded here:
- a CDS encoding rhodanese-like domain-containing protein, whose protein sequence is MSAEIKEYLEKGAVVLDVRTQEEWDEGHTEGAEHIVLTVIPLEVEQIKAWNKPVIAVCRSGARSGQATQFLTNHGIDVINGGPWQNVDQHVSK
- a CDS encoding GntR family transcriptional regulator, coding for MIEVKNKIGIPKYKQIILNIEDAINNGKLKKGDKLPSINEIRKLNKLSRDTVLTAFNELKNRGIIKPVVGKGYYVSSENIDIKQKIFLLFDELNSFKEDLYNSFLENLTPNIQVDIFFHHFNETIFKKLIQDNSGDYNAYVIMPANFKNTGKTIKVLPKEKVYILDQIHKDLENYPSVYQNFEKTIYTNLNTISESIKKYKKLNLIALNDNQPKSLIKGFVQFCEEKEISYEIVEKTSDLPLIKDELFVIPDDKSLLRVIKKMKKQNFVLGQDIGVLSYNDTLLKEIVEGGITTISTDFNEMGKRLAQMILNKEQIKIENPNKLIIRNSI
- the gpmI gene encoding 2,3-bisphosphoglycerate-independent phosphoglycerate mutase — its product is MNKKVILMILDGWGITQDPKVSAIYNAKTPFINGLYEKYPNAQLRTDGEHVGLPEGQMGNSEVGHMNLGAGRIVYQNLARINKAVKEKTLGKEKVLLDTFKYAKENKKDVHLLGLLSNGGIHAHIDHLKGLLDVAKENEIGNVYLHAFTDGRDCDPKSGTFFINDIQEYMKESTGELASVTGRYYAMDRDNRWERVKEAYDGLVNGVGTKTTDAVATMNKNYEDGITDEFHKSIIVTNEDGSPKTQIKEGDVVLFFNYRTDRGRELTNALSQNDFPEFGMKKLDLYYTTITLYDASFKGINTIYNTDNIKNTLGEVLSKAGKKQIRIAETEKYPHVTFFFSGGQEEPFKGESRILRNSPKVATYDLKPEMSAYELKDALCDDLKKGEADFVCLNFANGDMVGHTGMMDAAIKACEAVDICAKEVIETGLDNGYSILLIADHGNCETMMNPDGSPHTAHTTNPVPFILIDKEIKSINSGVLGDIAPTILDLMGLEQPKEMTQHSLL
- a CDS encoding aldose 1-epimerase; amino-acid sequence: MYTINHNSETNSIEVKNTKNSVFGKIYLDLGASLQELTLDGQAIIQDLHPLEYDSTYASSILFPFANRIKDGKYSFNNEDFQLETNQKEERNALHGFVYNKTFKLIEQETTESSANLTLEYIEHAKTAGFPYTYTIQVTYVFNDNNVSLAIYVKNTDTKTFPFTLGWHPYFISDNLSESSINFDCNQKLIIGDRNITTGVEDVKSKVVLNIENKQLDDCWVLNTDKVQFNTPKYQLNFSSSVKDNFLQAYTPPRLNTIAIEPTTGVSDSFNNKIGLQTLNPNEEYYIVWKININNN
- a CDS encoding BT0820 family HAD-type phosphatase; translation: MLPENPLIIAVDFDGTIVEDAYPKIGKELIFAFYTLKKLQSEGHRLILWTYRHGKRLDEAVAFCKENDLEFYAVNKNFPEEVFDEKHSRKIHADLFIDDRNVGGFLGWTAIYKSIFNYEPPKKKKKGFFSFFK
- a CDS encoding ankyrin repeat domain-containing protein, which encodes MKKLILPLLLCLFAFGSVNATALKNENPKSVVTIKSQYNVSAFFKLIRMGNYEAVKSLIETGENVNKKSNGLTPLMYAARYNKVRVVQFLIDNGAKLKTKSDRGNMTALDMAKRSKAFDAVKVIKESL
- the galK gene encoding galactokinase, whose protein sequence is MSAILIKDVKETFINKFKTDPLLIFSPGRINIIGEHTDYNDGFVFPAAVNKGIAAAIQKSDSGSSTAIALDLDSTIEFALDKLKPSKEGSWENYVFGVVAEIQNKNKVIGDFNIIFKGNIPGGAGMSSSAALENSVVFGLNEIFNLGLTKHEMILISQKAEHNYVGVNCGIMDQYASMFGIKDNALHLDCRTVASKPYKIDFKDHQLMLINTNVKHSLSDSAYNDRRSACEGVSALLGIKALRDATEADLETIANKVTPANYQKALFVIQENERTLKAAKAIEDNDLQLLGSLIYQSHEGLSNQYHVSCNELDFLVDQAKKNKHVLGARMMGGGFGGCTINLVDKSEAKAFAEIASKAYKNKFNTECSVYFIELSEGTHIVK
- a CDS encoding thioredoxin family protein, translating into MKKLFLLACFVVLASCNVQQKATETKKATAVKNQRGDLIGLANKASFQQTPYKTWFDQKFDIYTPDAATIASLKKELEGVTIKGFMGTWCGDSKRETPRFFKILEQTDFNLNNFELITVNRSKKTPDNLQEGFNIKRVPTFIFYKKGKEIGRYVEYARESLEKDMLKIVSGDIYKHSYDH
- a CDS encoding UDP-glucose--hexose-1-phosphate uridylyltransferase; this translates as MSNTNLQDYSHKRFNILTGEWVLVSPHRAKRPWQGQNEAVNNEKRPSHDESCYLCSGNTRINGEINPEYKDVFVFTNDFAALQNDSPTFNVNDGLLKAQSETGICKVICFSPDHSKSLADMSASEIQKVVFAWQREFTELAENPKINYVQIFENKGAVMGCSNPHPHGQIWSQSSLPNEVDKKNTQQLNYYNNNNSSLLGDYLTQELEKKERIIFENDGFVVLVPFWAIWPFEAMIVPKKHQANILEMNDEQALQYGEAIAVLTKAYDKIFNTSFPYSSGIHQAPTNGNANKHWHWHMSFYPPLLRSASVKKFMVGYEMFGTPQRDITAEQAVKMIKDCL